Proteins from a single region of Bos indicus isolate NIAB-ARS_2022 breed Sahiwal x Tharparkar chromosome 6, NIAB-ARS_B.indTharparkar_mat_pri_1.0, whole genome shotgun sequence:
- the LAMTOR3 gene encoding ragulator complex protein LAMTOR3, with protein sequence MADDLKRFLYKKLPSVEGLHAIVVSDRDGVPVIKVANDNAPEHALRPGFLSTFALATDQGSKLGLSKNKSIICYYNTYQVVQFNRLPLVVSFIASSNANTGLIVSLEKELAPLFEELRQVVEVS encoded by the exons ATGGCGGAT GATCTAAAACGATTCCTGTATAAAAAATTACCGAG TGTTGAGGGGCTCCATGCTATTGTTGTGTCAGATAGAGATGGAGTGCCTGTCATCAAAG TGGCCAATGATAATGCTCCAGAGCATGCTTTGAGACCTGGTTTCTTATCAACTTTTGCCCTTGCAACAGACCAAGGAAGCAAACTCggactttcaaaaaataaaagtatcatcTGTTACTATAATACCTACCAG GTGGTTCAATTCAATCGTTTACCTTTGGTAGTGAGTTTCATAGCCAGCAGCAATGCTAATACAG GACTAATTGTCAGCCTGGAAAAGGAACTTGCTCCATTATTTGAAGAATTGAGACAAGTTGTGGAAGTTTCTTAA